One window from the genome of Ailuropoda melanoleuca isolate Jingjing chromosome 5, ASM200744v2, whole genome shotgun sequence encodes:
- the C5H8orf74 gene encoding uncharacterized protein C8orf74 homolog codes for MPLGREVKEEHQIVQKPKGREHLRRLLNWEEFDEVRDSRRSILLDTLYESIIFAVGKGFPWVEVAKVVKFTEELLKETKGCSITEAVTILGNKLRDYQGQFNTTHLLALCDYIHNTFIHHYKLYQYVLGQDQEVNLTVTHLEVCAPPQPLPLAKGMDRGIWQLEQQVAELNMAEVQKRTNMLILKEALHLEQEHKLQRTFSERPEQPSRVLKREELENLVSEAIHIQIECLKELLQYEIQITFDILDLKLQKKTLNLNAPIPSPLAITGQPGQDESLKFNKASKGKKAKAKKK; via the exons ATGCCACTTGGGAGAGAAGTCAAGGAAGAGCATCAGATTGTCCAG AAACCAAAAGGTAGGGAGCACCTACGGAGACTGCTGAACTGGGAGGAGTTTGATGAAGTGAGAGACTCCCGCCGAAGCATACTGCTGGATACCCTCTACGAAAGCATCATCTTTGCCGTAGGCAAAGGCTTCCCATGGGTGGAAGTGGCCAAGGTGGTCAAGTTCACAGAAGAGCTGCTCAAGGAAACCAAAG GCTGCTCCATCACTGAGGCTGTGACAatcctgggaaacaaactcagagATTACCAGGGGCAGTTCAACACCACCCACCTGCTGGCCCTCTGCGACTACATTCACAACACTTTCATCCACCACTACAAACTCTATCAGTATGTCTTGGGCCAGGACCAGGAAGTCAACCTGACCGTCACACACCTGGAAGTGTGTGCgcctccccaacccctccctctgGCCAAGGGCATGGACAGGGGCATCTGGCAGCTTGAGCAGCAGGTGGCGGAGCTCAATATGGCTGAGGTGCAAAAACGCACCAATATGCTGATCCTGAAGGAGGCGCTGCACCTGGAGCAGGAGCACAAGCTACAGAGAACGTTCTCAGAGAGGCCTGAGCAGCCCAGCCGGGTTCTGAAGAGAGAG gagTTAGAAAATCTCGTCAGTGAGGCCATTCATATCCAGATCGAATGCCTGAAGGAGCTGCTTCAGTATGAGATACAAATAACTTTTGATATTTTGGATCTGAAACTTCAGAAGAAGACATTGAACCTCAATGCTCCTATCCCTTCCCCACTTGCAATCACTGGCCAGCCAGGCCAAGATGAATCTCTTAAGTTCAACAAagcaagcaaaggaaagaaagcaaaagcaaagaagaaGTAG